A genomic region of Mus musculus strain C57BL/6J chromosome 7, GRCm38.p6 C57BL/6J contains the following coding sequences:
- the Coro1a gene encoding coronin-1A isoform 1 (isoform 1 is encoded by transcript variant 2) — MSRQVVRSSKFRHVFGQPAKADQCYEDVRVSQTTWDSGFCAVNPKFMALICEASGGGAFLVLPLGKTGRVDKNVPLVCGHTAPVLDIAWCPHNDNVIASGSEDCTVMVWEIPDGGLVLPLREPVITLEGHTKRVGIVAWHPTAQNVLLSAGCDNVILVWDVGTGAAVLTLGPDVHPDTIYSVDWSRDGALICTSCRDKRVRVIEPRKGTVVAEKDRPHEGTRPVHAVFVSEGKILTTGFSRMSERQVALWDTKHLEEPLSLQELDTSSGVLLPFFDPDTNIVYLCGKGDSSIRYFEITSEAPFLHYLSMFSSKESQRGMGYMPKRGLEVNKCEIARFYKLHERKCEPIAMTVPRKSDLFQEDLYPPTAGPDPALTAEEWLGGRDAGPLLISLKDGYVPPKSRELRVNRGLDSARRRATPEPSGTPSSDTVSRLEEDVRNLNAIVQKLQERLDRLEETVQAK, encoded by the exons ATGAGCCGGCAGGTGGTTCGCTCCAGCAAATTCCGCCACGTGTTTGGACAGCCAGCCAAGGCTGACCAGTGCTATGAGGATGTGCGCGTCTCACAAACCACTTGGGACAGTGGCTTCTGCGCTGTCAACCCCAAGTTCATGGCTCTGATCTGTGAGGCCAGTGGGGGAGGGGCCTTCCTGGTGCTACCCCTAGGCAAG ACTGGACGAGTAGACAAGAACGTGCCCCTGGTCTGCGGCCACACTGCCCCTGTGCTAGACATCGCCTGGTGTCCACACAATGACAATGTCATTGCCAGTGGCTCTGAGGACTGCACAGTTATG GTGTGGGAGATCCCGGATGGGGGCCTGGTGCTGCCCTTGCGGGAGCCTGTCATCACCTTGGAGGGCCACACCAAGAGGGTTGGCATCGTGGCCTGGCACCCCACAGCCCAGAATGTGCTTCTCAGCGCAG GTTGTGACAATGTGATCCTGGTGTGGGACGTGGGCACTGGGGCAGCTGTGCTGACGCTGGGCCCGGATGTGCACCCGGACACAATCTACAGCGTGGACTGGAGCCGGGACGGTGCTCTCATCTGCACCTCCTGCCGTGACAAGCGAGTTCGTGTCATCGAGCCTCGCAAAGGCACTGTTGTGGCT gaaAAGGACCGTCCCCATGAGGGGACTCGGCCAGTGCACGCTGTGTTTGTGTCAGAAGGGAAGATTCTAACCACGGGTTTCAGTCGCATGAGTGAGCGGCAGGTGGCGCTGTGGGACACA AAGCACCTGGAGGAGCCACTGTCCCTGCAGGAGCTGGACACAAGCAGCGGAGTCCTGCTACCTTTTTTTGATCCTGATACCAACATTGTCTACCTCTGTGGCAAG ggtGACAGCTCTATCCGGTATTTTGAGATCACTTCTGAGGCTCCGTTCCTGCATTATCTTTCCATGTTCAGTTCCAAGGAGTCTCAGCGTGGTATGGGCTACATGCCCAAACGTGGCCTGGAAGTGAATAAGTGTGAGATTGCCAG ATTCTATAAGCTTCATGAGCGGAAGTGTGAGCCCATTGCCATGACAGTGCCTAGAAAG TCGGACCTGTTCCAGGAGGACCTGTATCCGCCCACTGCAGGACCCGACCCTGCCCTCACAGCTGAGGAATGGCTGGGTGGTCGGGATGCTGGCCCCCTCCTCATTTCCCTCAAGGATGGCTACGTGCCCCCAAAGAGCAGGGAGCTGAGGGTCAACAGGGGCCTGGACAGCGCTCGCAGAAGAGCTACACCAGAGCCCAGCGGCACGCCCAGCTCG GATACCGTGTCAAGGCTGGAGGAGGACGTGAGGAATCTGAACGCCATAGTGCAAAAGCTACAAGAGCGCCTGGACAGGCTGGAGGAGACTGTTCAGGCCAAGTAG